The Aspergillus luchuensis IFO 4308 DNA, chromosome 7, nearly complete sequence genome has a segment encoding these proteins:
- a CDS encoding translation machinery-associated protein 16 (COG:S;~EggNog:ENOG410PRAY;~InterPro:IPR021346,IPR038356;~PFAM:PF11176) has product MPKTFQKVTKHIAKKRGAVEALHEFSRDARRLRRANAREDRVARVSANMSRARQTYVERIAYFHESVPEGQAPMSEDEMKDIVVRYINRSVPEIEQLQSERRKGRPPSKREEALLQRTDVENREFKTGFWMPDFSDESVLKALASWNGDWSGLSTMKFIRITKDGAKQPSVFPPKGMS; this is encoded by the exons ATGCCGAAGACATTCCAGAAAGTTACCAAGCATATTGCTAAGAAGAGAGGCGCTGTTGAGGCTCTCCACGAGTTTAGCAGAGATGCCAGAAGACTGCGCCGAGCCAATGCCAGAGAAGATCGAGTCGCTCGTGTCTCCGCCAATATGTCGCGGGCCAGACAGACATATG TGGAACGGATCGCCTATTTCCACGAGAGTGTCCCAGAAGGCCAAGCTCCGATGTCAGAGGATGAAATGAAGGACATTGTTGTCAG GTACATCAACCGCAGCGTGCCCGAGATCGAACAACTACAGAGCGAGAGACGGAAAGGCAGACCACCCAGCAAGCGCGAAGAAGCATTGTTGCAGCGAACAGACGTTGAGAATCGCGAGTTTAAGACGGGATTTTGGATGCCCGACTTTAGCGATGAGAGTGTTCTCAAAGCCCTCGCCTCGTGGAACGGAGACTGGTCCGGACTGAGCACGATGAAGTTCATTCGCATCACTAAGGATGGAGCAAAACAACCTTCAGTATTCCCGCCGAAGGGCATGTCATGA